The following are encoded together in the Bos mutus isolate GX-2022 chromosome 3, NWIPB_WYAK_1.1, whole genome shotgun sequence genome:
- the SERBP1 gene encoding SERPINE1 mRNA-binding protein 1 isoform X1 — translation MPGHLQEGFGCVVTNRFDQLFDDESDPFEVLKAAENKKKEAGGGGVGGPGAKSAAQAAAQTNSNAAGKQLRKESQKDRKNPLPPSVGVVDKKEETQPPVALKKEGIRRVGRRPDQQLQGEGKIIDRRPERRPPRERRFEKPLEEKGEGGEFSVDRPIIDRPIRGRGGLGRGRGGRGRGMGRGDGFDSRGKREFDRHSGSDRSSFSHYSGLKHEDKRGGSGSHNWGTVKDELTESPKYIQKQISYNCSDLEQSNVTEETPEGEEHPVADTENKENEVEEVKEEGPKEMTLDEWKAIQNKDRAKVEFNIRKPNEGADGQWKKGFVLHKSKSEEAHAEDSVMDHHFRKPANDITSQLEINFGDLGRPGRGGRGGRGGRGRGGRPNRGIRTDKSSASAPDVDDPEAFPALA, via the exons ATGCCTGGGCACTTACAGGAAGGCTTCGGCTGCGTGGTCACCAACCGATTCGACCAGTTATTTGACGACGAATCGGACCCCTTCGAGGTGTTGAAGGCAGCagagaacaagaaaaaagaagCCGGCGGGGGCGGCGTTGGGGGCCCTGGGGCGAAGAGCGCAGCTCAGGCCGCAGCTCAGACCAACTCCAATGCGGCGGGCAAACAGCTGCGTAAAGAGTCCCAGAAAGACCGCAAGAATCCGCTGCCCCCCAGCGTCGGCGTGGTTGACAAGAAGGAGGAGACGCAGCCGCCTGTGGCGCTGAAGAAAGAAG gaATAAGACGTGTTGGAAGAAGACCTGATCAACAACTTCAGGGTGAAGGGAAGATAATTGATAGGAGACCAGAAAGGCGACCACCTCGTGAAAGAAGATTCGAAAAGCCACTTGAAGaaaagggtgaaggaggagaatttTCCGTTGATAG ACCGATTATTGACCGGCCTATCCGAGGCCGTGGTGGTCTTGGAAGAGGTCGAGGAGGTCGTGGACGTGGAATGGGCCGGGGAGATGGCTTTGATTCTCGTGGCAAACGTGAATTTGATAGGCATAGTGGAAGTGATAGATC TTCTTTTTCACATTACAGTGGCCTGAAGCATGAGGACAAACGTGGAGGGAGTGGATCTCACAACTGGGGAACTGTCAAAGATGAATTAAC agAGTCCCCCAAATACATTCAGAAACAAATATCTTATAATTGCAGTGACTTGGAACAatcaaatgtgactgaggaaacaCCTGAAGGTGAAGAACATCCAGTTGCGGACACTGAAAATAA GGAGAATGAAGTTGAAGAAGTAAAGGAAGAGGGTCCAAAAGAAATGACTTTGGATGAGTGGAAGGCTATTCAAAATAAGGACCGGGCAAAAGTAGAATTTAATATCCGAAAACCAAATGAAGGTGCTGATGGGCAGTGGAAGAAGGGATTTGTTCTTCATAAGTCAAAAAGTGAAGAG GCTCATGCTGAAGACTCAGTTATGGATCATCATTTCCGGAAGCCAGCAAATGATATAACATCTCAGCTGGAGATCAATTTTGGAGACCTTGGCCGCCCAGGACGTGGTGGCAGGGGAGGACGAGGTGGCCGTGGGCGTGGTGGACGTCCAAACCGTGGCATCAGGACTGACAAG tcaAGTGCTTCTGCTCCTGATgtggatgacccagaggcattCCCAGCTCTAGCTTAA
- the SERBP1 gene encoding SERPINE1 mRNA-binding protein 1 isoform X3, giving the protein MPGHLQEGFGCVVTNRFDQLFDDESDPFEVLKAAENKKKEAGGGGVGGPGAKSAAQAAAQTNSNAAGKQLRKESQKDRKNPLPPSVGVVDKKEETQPPVALKKEGIRRVGRRPDQQLQGEGKIIDRRPERRPPRERRFEKPLEEKGEGGEFSVDRPIIDRPIRGRGGLGRGRGGRGRGMGRGDGFDSRGKREFDRHSGSDRSSFSHYSGLKHEDKRGGSGSHNWGTVKDELTDLEQSNVTEETPEGEEHPVADTENKENEVEEVKEEGPKEMTLDEWKAIQNKDRAKVEFNIRKPNEGADGQWKKGFVLHKSKSEEAHAEDSVMDHHFRKPANDITSQLEINFGDLGRPGRGGRGGRGGRGRGGRPNRGIRTDKSSASAPDVDDPEAFPALA; this is encoded by the exons ATGCCTGGGCACTTACAGGAAGGCTTCGGCTGCGTGGTCACCAACCGATTCGACCAGTTATTTGACGACGAATCGGACCCCTTCGAGGTGTTGAAGGCAGCagagaacaagaaaaaagaagCCGGCGGGGGCGGCGTTGGGGGCCCTGGGGCGAAGAGCGCAGCTCAGGCCGCAGCTCAGACCAACTCCAATGCGGCGGGCAAACAGCTGCGTAAAGAGTCCCAGAAAGACCGCAAGAATCCGCTGCCCCCCAGCGTCGGCGTGGTTGACAAGAAGGAGGAGACGCAGCCGCCTGTGGCGCTGAAGAAAGAAG gaATAAGACGTGTTGGAAGAAGACCTGATCAACAACTTCAGGGTGAAGGGAAGATAATTGATAGGAGACCAGAAAGGCGACCACCTCGTGAAAGAAGATTCGAAAAGCCACTTGAAGaaaagggtgaaggaggagaatttTCCGTTGATAG ACCGATTATTGACCGGCCTATCCGAGGCCGTGGTGGTCTTGGAAGAGGTCGAGGAGGTCGTGGACGTGGAATGGGCCGGGGAGATGGCTTTGATTCTCGTGGCAAACGTGAATTTGATAGGCATAGTGGAAGTGATAGATC TTCTTTTTCACATTACAGTGGCCTGAAGCATGAGGACAAACGTGGAGGGAGTGGATCTCACAACTGGGGAACTGTCAAAGATGAATTAAC TGACTTGGAACAatcaaatgtgactgaggaaacaCCTGAAGGTGAAGAACATCCAGTTGCGGACACTGAAAATAA GGAGAATGAAGTTGAAGAAGTAAAGGAAGAGGGTCCAAAAGAAATGACTTTGGATGAGTGGAAGGCTATTCAAAATAAGGACCGGGCAAAAGTAGAATTTAATATCCGAAAACCAAATGAAGGTGCTGATGGGCAGTGGAAGAAGGGATTTGTTCTTCATAAGTCAAAAAGTGAAGAG GCTCATGCTGAAGACTCAGTTATGGATCATCATTTCCGGAAGCCAGCAAATGATATAACATCTCAGCTGGAGATCAATTTTGGAGACCTTGGCCGCCCAGGACGTGGTGGCAGGGGAGGACGAGGTGGCCGTGGGCGTGGTGGACGTCCAAACCGTGGCATCAGGACTGACAAG tcaAGTGCTTCTGCTCCTGATgtggatgacccagaggcattCCCAGCTCTAGCTTAA
- the SERBP1 gene encoding SERPINE1 mRNA-binding protein 1 isoform X2 has translation MPGHLQEGFGCVVTNRFDQLFDDESDPFEVLKAAENKKKEAGGGGVGGPGAKSAAQAAAQTNSNAAGKQLRKESQKDRKNPLPPSVGVVDKKEETQPPVALKKEGIRRVGRRPDQQLQGEGKIIDRRPERRPPRERRFEKPLEEKGEGGEFSVDRPIIDRPIRGRGGLGRGRGGRGRGMGRGDGFDSRGKREFDRHSGSDRSGLKHEDKRGGSGSHNWGTVKDELTESPKYIQKQISYNCSDLEQSNVTEETPEGEEHPVADTENKENEVEEVKEEGPKEMTLDEWKAIQNKDRAKVEFNIRKPNEGADGQWKKGFVLHKSKSEEAHAEDSVMDHHFRKPANDITSQLEINFGDLGRPGRGGRGGRGGRGRGGRPNRGIRTDKSSASAPDVDDPEAFPALA, from the exons ATGCCTGGGCACTTACAGGAAGGCTTCGGCTGCGTGGTCACCAACCGATTCGACCAGTTATTTGACGACGAATCGGACCCCTTCGAGGTGTTGAAGGCAGCagagaacaagaaaaaagaagCCGGCGGGGGCGGCGTTGGGGGCCCTGGGGCGAAGAGCGCAGCTCAGGCCGCAGCTCAGACCAACTCCAATGCGGCGGGCAAACAGCTGCGTAAAGAGTCCCAGAAAGACCGCAAGAATCCGCTGCCCCCCAGCGTCGGCGTGGTTGACAAGAAGGAGGAGACGCAGCCGCCTGTGGCGCTGAAGAAAGAAG gaATAAGACGTGTTGGAAGAAGACCTGATCAACAACTTCAGGGTGAAGGGAAGATAATTGATAGGAGACCAGAAAGGCGACCACCTCGTGAAAGAAGATTCGAAAAGCCACTTGAAGaaaagggtgaaggaggagaatttTCCGTTGATAG ACCGATTATTGACCGGCCTATCCGAGGCCGTGGTGGTCTTGGAAGAGGTCGAGGAGGTCGTGGACGTGGAATGGGCCGGGGAGATGGCTTTGATTCTCGTGGCAAACGTGAATTTGATAGGCATAGTGGAAGTGATAGATC TGGCCTGAAGCATGAGGACAAACGTGGAGGGAGTGGATCTCACAACTGGGGAACTGTCAAAGATGAATTAAC agAGTCCCCCAAATACATTCAGAAACAAATATCTTATAATTGCAGTGACTTGGAACAatcaaatgtgactgaggaaacaCCTGAAGGTGAAGAACATCCAGTTGCGGACACTGAAAATAA GGAGAATGAAGTTGAAGAAGTAAAGGAAGAGGGTCCAAAAGAAATGACTTTGGATGAGTGGAAGGCTATTCAAAATAAGGACCGGGCAAAAGTAGAATTTAATATCCGAAAACCAAATGAAGGTGCTGATGGGCAGTGGAAGAAGGGATTTGTTCTTCATAAGTCAAAAAGTGAAGAG GCTCATGCTGAAGACTCAGTTATGGATCATCATTTCCGGAAGCCAGCAAATGATATAACATCTCAGCTGGAGATCAATTTTGGAGACCTTGGCCGCCCAGGACGTGGTGGCAGGGGAGGACGAGGTGGCCGTGGGCGTGGTGGACGTCCAAACCGTGGCATCAGGACTGACAAG tcaAGTGCTTCTGCTCCTGATgtggatgacccagaggcattCCCAGCTCTAGCTTAA
- the SERBP1 gene encoding SERPINE1 mRNA-binding protein 1 isoform X4, giving the protein MPGHLQEGFGCVVTNRFDQLFDDESDPFEVLKAAENKKKEAGGGGVGGPGAKSAAQAAAQTNSNAAGKQLRKESQKDRKNPLPPSVGVVDKKEETQPPVALKKEGIRRVGRRPDQQLQGEGKIIDRRPERRPPRERRFEKPLEEKGEGGEFSVDRPIIDRPIRGRGGLGRGRGGRGRGMGRGDGFDSRGKREFDRHSGSDRSGLKHEDKRGGSGSHNWGTVKDELTDLEQSNVTEETPEGEEHPVADTENKENEVEEVKEEGPKEMTLDEWKAIQNKDRAKVEFNIRKPNEGADGQWKKGFVLHKSKSEEAHAEDSVMDHHFRKPANDITSQLEINFGDLGRPGRGGRGGRGGRGRGGRPNRGIRTDKSSASAPDVDDPEAFPALA; this is encoded by the exons ATGCCTGGGCACTTACAGGAAGGCTTCGGCTGCGTGGTCACCAACCGATTCGACCAGTTATTTGACGACGAATCGGACCCCTTCGAGGTGTTGAAGGCAGCagagaacaagaaaaaagaagCCGGCGGGGGCGGCGTTGGGGGCCCTGGGGCGAAGAGCGCAGCTCAGGCCGCAGCTCAGACCAACTCCAATGCGGCGGGCAAACAGCTGCGTAAAGAGTCCCAGAAAGACCGCAAGAATCCGCTGCCCCCCAGCGTCGGCGTGGTTGACAAGAAGGAGGAGACGCAGCCGCCTGTGGCGCTGAAGAAAGAAG gaATAAGACGTGTTGGAAGAAGACCTGATCAACAACTTCAGGGTGAAGGGAAGATAATTGATAGGAGACCAGAAAGGCGACCACCTCGTGAAAGAAGATTCGAAAAGCCACTTGAAGaaaagggtgaaggaggagaatttTCCGTTGATAG ACCGATTATTGACCGGCCTATCCGAGGCCGTGGTGGTCTTGGAAGAGGTCGAGGAGGTCGTGGACGTGGAATGGGCCGGGGAGATGGCTTTGATTCTCGTGGCAAACGTGAATTTGATAGGCATAGTGGAAGTGATAGATC TGGCCTGAAGCATGAGGACAAACGTGGAGGGAGTGGATCTCACAACTGGGGAACTGTCAAAGATGAATTAAC TGACTTGGAACAatcaaatgtgactgaggaaacaCCTGAAGGTGAAGAACATCCAGTTGCGGACACTGAAAATAA GGAGAATGAAGTTGAAGAAGTAAAGGAAGAGGGTCCAAAAGAAATGACTTTGGATGAGTGGAAGGCTATTCAAAATAAGGACCGGGCAAAAGTAGAATTTAATATCCGAAAACCAAATGAAGGTGCTGATGGGCAGTGGAAGAAGGGATTTGTTCTTCATAAGTCAAAAAGTGAAGAG GCTCATGCTGAAGACTCAGTTATGGATCATCATTTCCGGAAGCCAGCAAATGATATAACATCTCAGCTGGAGATCAATTTTGGAGACCTTGGCCGCCCAGGACGTGGTGGCAGGGGAGGACGAGGTGGCCGTGGGCGTGGTGGACGTCCAAACCGTGGCATCAGGACTGACAAG tcaAGTGCTTCTGCTCCTGATgtggatgacccagaggcattCCCAGCTCTAGCTTAA